In a genomic window of Halalkalicoccus sp. CG83:
- the rnz gene encoding ribonuclease Z, whose protein sequence is MSLRVTFLGTSGAVPTAGRNPSAIHLKREGEEFLFDCGEGTQRQMMRFSTGFSISRIFLTHLHGDHVLGLPGLLQTLDFNDRVEPLTIHTPRGTAGNVRRLITALDTAPGFPLEIEEVRAGEVVHEGEAYEVRTFSTDHRTHSVGYALVESERKGRFDRERAEELGVPVGPAFGRLHAGESVELEDRVVEPEEVVGPPRPGRRVVYTGDTRPTDATLEAAAGADLLIHDATFGDDWAERARETGHSTAREAGELASEAGVERLALTHVSSRYAGDVSRLASEVREAFDGAFVAEDGQRIDVAYPE, encoded by the coding sequence ATGAGCCTGCGCGTGACCTTTCTGGGCACTAGCGGCGCGGTCCCCACAGCCGGTCGCAACCCCAGCGCGATCCACCTCAAGCGGGAGGGCGAGGAGTTCCTGTTCGACTGCGGCGAGGGGACCCAGCGACAGATGATGCGCTTCTCGACCGGCTTCTCGATCTCGCGGATCTTCCTCACCCACCTCCACGGCGATCACGTCCTCGGTCTGCCGGGCCTGCTCCAGACGCTCGACTTCAACGACCGGGTCGAACCGCTGACGATCCACACCCCCCGCGGGACGGCGGGGAACGTCCGCCGACTGATCACGGCGCTCGACACCGCGCCGGGGTTCCCCCTCGAGATCGAGGAGGTTCGCGCCGGCGAGGTCGTTCACGAGGGCGAGGCCTACGAGGTCCGCACCTTCTCGACGGACCACCGCACCCACTCGGTGGGCTACGCGCTGGTCGAATCCGAGAGAAAGGGCCGGTTCGACCGCGAACGCGCCGAGGAGCTCGGCGTACCCGTGGGCCCGGCGTTCGGCCGGCTCCACGCGGGCGAGTCCGTCGAACTCGAGGACCGCGTCGTCGAGCCAGAGGAGGTCGTCGGGCCGCCCCGGCCGGGCCGACGGGTCGTCTACACGGGCGACACCCGGCCGACCGACGCGACGCTCGAGGCCGCCGCCGGAGCCGATCTGCTGATCCACGACGCGACGTTCGGCGACGACTGGGCCGAGCGCGCCCGCGAGACGGGTCACTCGACGGCCCGCGAGGCCGGCGAGCTCGCGAGCGAGGCGGGGGTCGAACGCCTCGCGCTGACCCACGTCTCCTCGCGCTACGCGGGCGACGTCTCCCGGCTCGCGAGCGAGGTCCGCGAGGCGTTCGACGGAGCGTTCGTCGCCGAGGACGGCCAGCGGATCGACGTGGCGTACCCCGAGTAG
- a CDS encoding DUF460 domain-containing protein, translating to MSARTSALDTLIFGVDVQSGDVRGDAPSYAVVAFDGENLDRDVVSLRKLRRLIDREEPAIVSTDNVYELAADKDALVHLLRELPSGTKLVQVTGAERPEPLSRVASRHGVPYGKEPMKEAEAAARLAAGNVGHEVSAFTNTTRVKVARGRSTGKGGWSEDRYTRRIQGAVKRAAREVESALEEAGLAYEADVTEKYGGYSNAIYSVEATPDEIPVSTRRSGDTRVEIERERTDGIEFEPLAKRRDYVLVGVDPGTTTAVAIVGIDGEVLDVLSTRTADTAAVIEWIVERGRPFLVAADVTPMPNTVEKLRRSFDAAGWTPETDLPVDEKQHRTREVGYDNDHERDAIAAALFAHDANAERFERIAHKTPARIDRGEVTARVVGNDEPIERVLDSYREDDEPDEVEEDGSEEHERSPERRRIAELETRLERLQSHLSEVRETVEQRDERIDELETELSAARSEERKEVRERRAVTRLERENDRLERERDEQREAREALEEKLERLKALWKLDHSNFSDVDGEERDLVAVKPIEKFTLGAIEDAEESYGLARGDVIYLRDASGAGRRTAERLADVSPRVVLKEGGLSEVADEVLFEHEIPVGPADDVAIREVDELAVARESDVEQVVEDWHERAERRHRDRNAEMVDQLISEHRAESG from the coding sequence GTGAGCGCGCGAACGAGTGCCCTCGACACGCTGATTTTCGGCGTCGACGTCCAGAGCGGCGACGTCCGCGGCGACGCCCCCTCCTACGCCGTCGTCGCCTTCGACGGCGAGAACCTCGACCGCGACGTCGTCTCGCTTCGAAAGCTCCGCCGGCTGATCGACCGCGAGGAGCCCGCGATCGTCTCGACCGACAACGTCTACGAGCTCGCCGCCGACAAGGACGCGCTGGTCCACCTCCTCCGAGAACTGCCCTCGGGGACGAAGCTCGTCCAGGTCACCGGCGCCGAGCGCCCCGAGCCCCTCTCACGGGTGGCCTCGCGCCACGGCGTCCCCTACGGCAAGGAGCCGATGAAGGAGGCCGAGGCCGCCGCACGGCTGGCAGCGGGCAACGTCGGCCACGAGGTGAGCGCTTTCACCAACACCACGCGGGTGAAGGTCGCCCGCGGCCGCTCAACCGGGAAGGGCGGCTGGAGCGAGGACCGCTACACTCGCCGGATCCAGGGGGCGGTGAAGCGGGCGGCCCGCGAAGTGGAGTCCGCGCTCGAGGAGGCGGGACTGGCGTACGAGGCCGACGTCACCGAGAAGTACGGCGGCTACTCGAACGCGATCTACTCCGTCGAGGCAACTCCCGACGAGATCCCCGTCTCGACGCGGCGCTCGGGCGACACGCGCGTCGAGATCGAGCGCGAGCGAACGGACGGCATCGAGTTCGAGCCGCTCGCGAAGCGGCGCGACTACGTGCTCGTCGGCGTCGATCCCGGCACTACCACCGCGGTGGCGATCGTCGGCATCGACGGCGAGGTGCTCGACGTCCTCAGTACCAGAACGGCCGACACCGCCGCGGTCATCGAGTGGATCGTCGAGCGGGGCCGGCCCTTTCTCGTCGCCGCGGACGTCACCCCGATGCCCAACACCGTCGAGAAGCTGCGCCGGAGCTTCGACGCCGCCGGGTGGACGCCCGAGACAGATCTGCCGGTCGACGAGAAACAGCACCGAACCCGCGAGGTGGGCTACGACAACGATCACGAGCGCGATGCGATCGCCGCGGCGCTGTTCGCCCACGACGCCAACGCCGAACGGTTCGAGCGCATCGCGCACAAGACCCCCGCGCGGATCGACCGCGGCGAGGTCACCGCCCGCGTCGTCGGCAACGACGAGCCGATCGAGCGCGTGCTCGACTCCTACCGCGAGGACGACGAGCCCGACGAGGTTGAGGAGGACGGGTCCGAGGAGCACGAACGGAGCCCCGAGCGGCGGCGGATCGCGGAGCTGGAGACGCGCCTCGAGCGCCTCCAGTCACACCTCTCGGAGGTCCGCGAGACGGTCGAGCAACGGGACGAACGGATCGACGAGCTCGAGACCGAGCTCTCGGCGGCGCGAAGCGAGGAACGAAAGGAGGTCCGCGAGCGCCGCGCGGTGACCCGGCTGGAGCGCGAGAACGATCGTCTGGAACGCGAGCGCGACGAACAGCGCGAGGCCCGCGAGGCGCTCGAGGAGAAGCTCGAGCGCCTCAAGGCGCTCTGGAAGCTCGATCACTCGAACTTCTCGGACGTCGACGGCGAGGAGCGCGATCTGGTGGCGGTGAAGCCGATAGAGAAGTTCACCCTCGGCGCGATCGAGGACGCGGAGGAGAGCTATGGGCTGGCGAGGGGCGACGTGATCTACCTGCGCGATGCCAGCGGCGCGGGCCGGCGGACCGCCGAACGCCTCGCCGACGTCTCACCGCGGGTCGTGCTCAAGGAGGGCGGTCTCTCCGAGGTCGCCGACGAGGTGCTCTTCGAACACGAGATCCCCGTCGGACCGGCCGACGACGTCGCGATCCGCGAGGTGGACGAGCTCGCCGTTGCCCGGGAGAGCGACGTCGAGCAGGTCGTCGAGGACTGGCACGAACGCGCCGAACGGCGCCACCGCGATCGGAACGCCGAGATGGTCGACCAGCTCATCAGCGAGCACCGCGCCGAGAGCGGTTAG
- a CDS encoding DUF7470 family protein, whose protein sequence is MFDRLGALGVVGIVLVIAGLALIAVESLLVAGGLALVLAGLGLAAKSLVSGMLATFGMGGGGPF, encoded by the coding sequence ATGTTCGACCGACTCGGCGCGCTCGGAGTCGTCGGAATCGTCCTGGTGATCGCCGGACTGGCGCTCATCGCCGTCGAGAGCCTGCTCGTCGCGGGCGGGCTGGCGCTAGTGCTCGCCGGTCTCGGCCTCGCGGCGAAGTCGCTCGTCTCCGGGATGCTCGCGACGTTCGGGATGGGCGGCGGCGGGCCGTTCTAA
- the eif1A gene encoding translation initiation factor eIF-1A, which produces MSDDGSGGRKNLRMPDDDEVFATVENMLGANRIKVRCADGKERTARIPGRMRKRIWIREDDVVLVEPWDWQDEKADVTWRYEKSDADQLRREGHIQ; this is translated from the coding sequence ATGAGCGACGACGGAAGCGGGGGGCGGAAGAACCTCCGAATGCCCGACGACGACGAGGTGTTCGCCACCGTGGAGAACATGCTCGGCGCCAACAGGATCAAGGTCCGGTGTGCCGACGGCAAGGAGCGGACCGCGCGGATCCCGGGTCGGATGCGAAAGCGGATCTGGATCCGCGAGGACGACGTCGTGCTGGTCGAGCCGTGGGACTGGCAGGACGAGAAGGCCGACGTCACCTGGCGCTACGAGAAGAGCGACGCCGACCAGCTCAGGCGGGAAGGCCACATCCAGTAG
- the rio1 gene encoding serine/threonine-protein kinase Rio1, which yields MSDIEGEFGLLDPEGAEGVGDEWEEIDVSDTEADRVARKRDRKFDTFRKRLKDADQFKVEASVFDDATLGALYRLVQHGHVQAFGGPISTGKEANVYTAMGSEERGEVAVKVYRINASDFKDMREYLVGDPRFEELGGDKKRVVLAWTRKEFANLQRARKAGVRVPEPIAVERNVLVMEYIATDGDRARRLNEVHIENPATAYNVVREYMRRLDDAGLVHGDLSEYNIVFHEGQLVFLDMGQAVTVHHPNAEEFLRRDCRNVAAFFARQGLETDADDLYAFVTGESE from the coding sequence ATGAGCGACATCGAGGGCGAGTTCGGCCTGCTCGATCCTGAGGGGGCGGAGGGCGTCGGCGACGAGTGGGAGGAGATCGACGTCAGCGATACGGAGGCGGACCGCGTCGCCCGAAAGCGCGACCGGAAGTTCGACACGTTCAGAAAGCGCCTGAAGGACGCCGACCAGTTCAAGGTCGAGGCGTCGGTGTTCGACGACGCCACCCTGGGGGCGCTCTACCGGCTGGTCCAGCACGGCCACGTCCAGGCGTTCGGCGGGCCGATCTCGACGGGCAAGGAGGCGAACGTCTACACCGCGATGGGTAGTGAGGAGCGCGGCGAGGTCGCGGTAAAGGTCTATCGGATCAACGCGAGCGACTTCAAGGACATGCGCGAGTACCTCGTGGGCGACCCCCGGTTCGAGGAGCTCGGCGGCGATAAGAAACGCGTCGTGCTCGCCTGGACCAGAAAGGAGTTCGCGAACCTCCAGCGCGCACGCAAGGCGGGCGTGCGGGTACCCGAACCGATCGCCGTCGAACGCAACGTGCTGGTGATGGAGTACATCGCGACCGACGGCGATCGGGCGAGGCGGCTCAACGAGGTCCACATCGAGAACCCCGCCACCGCCTACAACGTCGTCCGCGAGTACATGCGCCGGCTCGACGACGCCGGGCTGGTCCACGGCGATCTCTCGGAGTACAACATCGTCTTCCACGAGGGCCAACTCGTCTTCCTCGACATGGGGCAAGCGGTGACGGTTCACCACCCCAACGCCGAGGAGTTCCTCCGCCGCGACTGTCGCAACGTCGCGGCCTTCTTCGCTCGACAGGGCCTCGAGACCGACGCCGACGACCTCTACGCCTTCGTCACCGGCGAGAGCGAGTAG
- a CDS encoding phosphotransferase family protein, whose amino-acid sequence MSDETYLDRLVNEEALRSYLEEALGSTDEFSIQRHAEGHSNETLFLTWGERELVLRRPPPGETADTAHDVLREYRVMDALQDTEVPMPTTVLACEDHDVLGSDFYLMERLPGDVIRGEEPERFADPDHRERIGEELVDTLAAIHGVDHEAVGLDGFGRPAGFTERQVERWGKQIDWAAETTAERREVPELDRVGEWLEANVPDDYPHTLVHGDYKLDNVSFAPGTPPEIGGVLDWELSTLGDPFTDLGWMLSFWHDADDPEPAIPELYPTFMAHEDYSTREELVARYEDATGYEFEHDRFYRALAVYKMAGLGEMFLARYMNGDSDDDLYPQMEEAVPRLAERALEIIEDED is encoded by the coding sequence GTGAGCGACGAGACGTACCTCGACCGACTGGTGAACGAGGAGGCGCTTCGGTCGTACCTCGAGGAGGCGTTAGGGTCGACCGACGAGTTCTCGATCCAGCGCCACGCCGAGGGCCACTCCAACGAGACGCTGTTTCTGACGTGGGGTGAGCGAGAGCTGGTGCTCCGCCGGCCGCCGCCGGGCGAGACCGCCGACACCGCACACGACGTCCTGCGCGAGTACCGCGTGATGGACGCCCTCCAGGACACCGAGGTGCCGATGCCGACGACCGTGCTGGCCTGCGAGGATCACGACGTGCTGGGCAGCGACTTCTACCTCATGGAGCGGCTCCCGGGCGACGTCATCAGAGGCGAGGAGCCCGAGCGATTTGCCGATCCCGACCACCGCGAGCGGATCGGCGAGGAGCTGGTCGACACCCTCGCGGCGATCCACGGAGTCGACCACGAGGCGGTCGGTCTCGACGGGTTCGGCCGGCCCGCCGGGTTCACCGAACGCCAGGTCGAACGCTGGGGCAAACAGATCGACTGGGCCGCCGAGACCACCGCAGAGCGCCGCGAGGTGCCGGAGCTGGATCGGGTCGGCGAGTGGCTCGAGGCGAACGTTCCTGACGACTACCCCCACACGCTCGTCCACGGCGACTACAAGCTCGACAACGTCTCCTTTGCGCCCGGGACCCCGCCCGAGATCGGCGGCGTCCTCGACTGGGAGCTGAGCACGCTCGGCGATCCCTTCACCGACCTGGGCTGGATGCTCTCGTTCTGGCACGACGCCGACGACCCCGAGCCGGCGATCCCCGAGCTCTATCCTACGTTCATGGCCCACGAGGACTACTCGACGCGCGAGGAACTCGTCGCGCGCTACGAGGACGCAACCGGTTACGAGTTCGAGCACGACCGGTTCTACCGGGCGCTCGCGGTCTACAAGATGGCGGGTCTGGGCGAGATGTTCCTCGCGCGCTACATGAACGGCGACAGCGACGACGACCTCTATCCGCAGATGGAGGAGGCGGTCCCGCGGCTCGCGGAACGGGCGCTCGAGATCATCGAGGACGAGGACTGA
- a CDS encoding KH domain-containing protein, which produces MNHVTIPQDRIGALIGAGGETLREIERKAEVRLDVDSENGSVRIENVGDPLSGLKGPEIVRAIGRGFPPEDALSLLEDDMMMLDIIDVDAASRNKNDLQRKKGRLIGEGGRTRELMEELSGARVVIYGSTLGVIGTPERVSMIREAAEMLLEGAPHGAAYSFLERKHNELKREELDYHRFSGGESA; this is translated from the coding sequence ATGAATCACGTGACGATTCCGCAGGACCGCATCGGCGCACTCATCGGTGCGGGCGGGGAGACCCTGCGCGAGATCGAACGGAAGGCGGAGGTTCGCCTCGACGTCGATTCGGAGAACGGGTCGGTTCGCATCGAGAACGTCGGCGACCCCCTCTCCGGGCTGAAGGGTCCCGAGATCGTCCGCGCCATCGGTCGCGGGTTCCCCCCCGAGGACGCCCTCTCGCTGCTCGAGGACGACATGATGATGCTCGATATCATCGACGTGGACGCCGCGAGCCGGAACAAGAACGACCTCCAGCGCAAGAAGGGCCGGCTCATCGGCGAGGGCGGGCGGACCCGCGAGCTGATGGAGGAACTCTCGGGCGCGCGCGTCGTCATCTACGGCTCGACGCTCGGCGTCATCGGCACGCCCGAACGGGTCTCGATGATCCGGGAGGCCGCCGAGATGCTGCTCGAGGGCGCCCCCCACGGTGCGGCCTACTCCTTCCTCGAGCGCAAGCACAACGAGCTCAAACGCGAGGAGCTCGACTACCACCGGTTCTCCGGCGGCGAGTCCGCGTAG
- the thsA gene encoding thermosome subunit alpha: MGNQPLIVLSDDSQRTSGRDAQSMNITAGKAVAESVRTTLGPKGMDKMLVDSAGSVVVTNDGVTILKEMDIEHPAANMIVEVAQTQEDEVGDGTTSAVVVAGELLKQAEDLLDQDIHATTLAQGYRQAAERAKEVLDEIAIDVDADDTDILTQIAATAMTGKGAENARDVLAELVVDAVRNVADDDEIDTENVKIEKVVGGATEDSELIEGVIVDKERVHDNMPYFAEDANIALLDTALEVKETEIDAEVNVTDPDQLQQFLDQEEKQLKEMVEQVKETGADVVFAGKGIDDMAQHYLAQEGIIAVRRAKSSDLQRLARSTGGRVVSNVGDLEEDDLGFAGSVAQKDIGGDQRIFVEDVEDAKSVTLVLRGGTEHVVDEVERAIEDSLGVVRVTLEDGKVLPGGGAPEVELALQLRDFADSVGGREQLAVEAFADALEVIPRTLAENAGLDPIDSLVDLRSQHDGGTTQAGLDAYSGDAIDMESEGVVEPLRVKTQAIESATEAAVMILRIDDVIAAGDLSGGQVDADDGGDDMPPGGGGMGGGMGGMGGGMGGMGGMGGAM; the protein is encoded by the coding sequence ATGGGTAATCAGCCCCTCATCGTACTCTCCGACGACAGTCAGCGTACCTCCGGACGCGACGCACAGTCGATGAACATCACGGCGGGCAAGGCGGTCGCCGAGTCCGTCCGTACGACGCTCGGCCCGAAAGGGATGGACAAGATGCTCGTCGACAGCGCGGGCTCGGTCGTCGTCACCAACGACGGCGTGACCATCCTCAAGGAGATGGACATCGAGCACCCCGCCGCGAACATGATCGTGGAGGTCGCCCAGACCCAGGAGGACGAGGTCGGCGACGGCACCACGTCGGCGGTCGTCGTGGCCGGTGAGCTCCTCAAACAGGCCGAGGACCTGCTCGATCAGGACATCCACGCGACCACCCTCGCGCAGGGCTACCGACAGGCCGCCGAACGCGCGAAGGAGGTCCTCGACGAGATCGCGATCGACGTCGACGCCGACGACACCGACATCCTCACCCAGATCGCCGCGACGGCGATGACGGGCAAGGGTGCGGAGAACGCCCGCGACGTGCTCGCGGAGCTCGTCGTCGACGCCGTCCGCAACGTCGCGGACGACGACGAGATCGACACCGAGAACGTCAAGATCGAGAAGGTCGTCGGTGGCGCGACCGAGGACTCGGAGCTCATCGAGGGCGTCATCGTGGACAAGGAGCGCGTCCACGACAACATGCCCTACTTCGCCGAGGACGCGAACATCGCGCTACTGGACACCGCCCTCGAGGTGAAGGAGACCGAGATCGACGCCGAGGTCAACGTCACCGACCCCGATCAGCTCCAGCAGTTCCTCGACCAGGAGGAGAAGCAGCTCAAGGAGATGGTCGAGCAGGTAAAGGAGACGGGCGCGGACGTCGTCTTCGCCGGCAAGGGCATCGACGACATGGCCCAGCACTACCTCGCCCAGGAGGGCATCATCGCCGTGCGCCGCGCGAAGTCCAGCGACCTGCAGCGGCTGGCCCGCTCGACCGGCGGCCGCGTCGTCTCGAACGTCGGTGATCTCGAGGAGGACGACCTCGGCTTCGCCGGCTCGGTCGCCCAGAAGGACATCGGCGGCGACCAGCGCATCTTCGTCGAGGACGTCGAGGACGCGAAGAGCGTCACCCTCGTCCTCCGCGGCGGCACCGAGCACGTCGTCGACGAGGTCGAGCGCGCCATCGAGGACTCGCTGGGCGTCGTGCGCGTCACCCTCGAGGACGGCAAGGTGCTGCCCGGTGGCGGCGCCCCCGAGGTCGAACTCGCGCTCCAGCTCCGTGACTTCGCCGACAGCGTCGGCGGCCGCGAGCAGCTCGCCGTCGAGGCGTTCGCCGACGCGCTCGAGGTCATCCCGCGCACGCTCGCGGAGAACGCGGGCCTCGACCCCATCGACTCGCTGGTCGACCTGCGCAGCCAGCACGACGGCGGCACCACGCAGGCCGGCCTCGACGCCTACTCCGGCGACGCCATCGACATGGAGAGCGAGGGCGTCGTCGAACCGCTGCGCGTGAAGACCCAGGCCATCGAGAGCGCCACCGAGGCCGCCGTGATGATCCTGCGCATCGACGACGTCATCGCCGCGGGCGACCTCTCGGGCGGTCAGGTCGACGCCGACGACGGCGGCGACGACATGCCCCCGGGCGGCGGTGGCATGGGCGGCGGCATGGGCGGAATGGGCGGCGGCATGGGCGGTATGGGCGGAATGGGCGGCGCGATGTGA
- the lrp gene encoding HTH-type transcriptional regulator Lrp — protein sequence MTYENLDSKLVNALLDDGRASLRSLAEQLGVSVTTVSNHLSALEEEGAITGYTPKIDYGMLGYDVTAILQLKVEGNALPDVTDRLREHEQMLSVYEVTGDYDIIAIGKFRDTDEMNEGIKSLLVDPDIRESNTSVVLNAAIENRQFALDVDE from the coding sequence ATGACGTACGAAAATCTCGACTCGAAATTGGTGAACGCTCTACTGGACGACGGCCGGGCGAGCCTCCGCAGCCTCGCCGAGCAGCTCGGCGTCTCCGTGACGACGGTCTCGAACCACCTCTCGGCGCTCGAGGAGGAAGGCGCGATCACGGGGTATACCCCGAAGATCGACTACGGGATGCTCGGCTACGACGTGACCGCGATCCTCCAGCTGAAGGTCGAGGGTAACGCGCTGCCGGACGTGACCGATCGTCTGCGGGAACACGAGCAGATGCTCAGCGTCTACGAGGTCACCGGCGACTACGACATCATCGCGATCGGGAAGTTCAGGGACACAGACGAGATGAACGAGGGAATCAAGTCGCTCCTGGTCGACCCGGACATCCGCGAGTCGAACACGAGCGTCGTCCTGAACGCGGCGATCGAGAACCGCCAGTTCGCGCTCGACGTCGACGAGTAG
- the glnA gene encoding type I glutamate--ammonia ligase has product MANGNLTSEEESVLERIDEENVKFLRLQFTDITGTVKNVAIPASQAEKAFDEGIWFDGSSIEGFVRIQESDMRLEPDPTTFEILPWRSNGDDDYASARLICDVVNTDGSRFDGGPRQVLKRVLEKADEMGYTVSIGPEPEFFLFKTDEEGNATTIPHDKGGYFDLAPKDLASDVRRDIIFALEDMGFEVEASHHEVAEGQHEINFKYEDALAAADNIATFRSVVRAVAAQNDLHATFMPKPIAEINGSGMHTHISLFDEDGNAFADEDDEFNLSEVAYQFMGGILNHAEAFAAVTNPTVNSYKRLVPGYEAPVYIAWSDVNRSALIRVPDAAGASSRFEVRNPDPSCNPYLALAAIIGAGLHGIETDADPGSPVREDIYEFDDAKREEYGITTLPPNLTTAVDALEADEVITDALGDHVTEKFIQAKRADYADYKTHVSSWETEKYLEKF; this is encoded by the coding sequence ATGGCAAACGGAAATCTAACATCTGAAGAGGAATCGGTACTGGAGCGCATCGACGAGGAGAACGTCAAGTTCCTTCGGCTTCAGTTCACCGACATCACGGGTACGGTCAAGAACGTCGCGATCCCCGCGAGCCAGGCCGAGAAGGCCTTCGACGAGGGGATCTGGTTCGACGGCTCCTCGATCGAGGGGTTCGTCCGGATCCAGGAGTCGGACATGCGCCTCGAGCCCGACCCGACCACCTTCGAGATCCTCCCCTGGAGATCGAACGGCGACGACGACTACGCGAGCGCACGGCTGATCTGTGACGTCGTCAACACCGACGGGTCGCGCTTCGACGGCGGTCCGCGCCAGGTGCTCAAGCGCGTCCTCGAGAAGGCCGACGAGATGGGCTACACCGTCAGCATCGGCCCCGAACCCGAGTTCTTCCTGTTCAAGACCGACGAGGAGGGCAACGCGACGACGATCCCCCACGACAAGGGCGGCTACTTCGACCTCGCGCCGAAGGACCTCGCGAGCGACGTCCGCCGGGACATCATCTTCGCGCTCGAGGACATGGGCTTCGAGGTCGAGGCCAGCCACCACGAGGTCGCGGAGGGCCAACACGAGATCAACTTCAAGTACGAGGACGCGCTGGCGGCGGCCGACAACATCGCCACGTTCCGTTCGGTCGTTCGGGCGGTCGCCGCGCAGAACGACCTGCACGCGACGTTCATGCCCAAGCCGATCGCCGAGATCAACGGCTCGGGGATGCACACCCACATCAGCCTGTTCGACGAGGACGGCAACGCCTTCGCCGACGAGGACGACGAGTTCAACCTCTCGGAGGTCGCCTACCAGTTCATGGGCGGCATCCTGAACCACGCCGAGGCGTTCGCCGCCGTCACCAACCCGACGGTCAACTCCTACAAACGGCTGGTTCCGGGCTACGAGGCGCCGGTCTACATCGCCTGGTCGGACGTCAACCGCTCGGCGCTCATTCGGGTCCCCGACGCGGCGGGCGCGAGCTCGCGCTTCGAGGTCCGTAACCCCGACCCGTCGTGCAACCCCTACCTCGCCCTCGCGGCGATCATCGGTGCGGGACTGCACGGCATCGAGACGGACGCCGATCCCGGTTCGCCCGTTCGTGAGGACATCTACGAGTTCGACGACGCGAAGCGCGAGGAGTACGGCATCACGACGCTGCCGCCGAACCTCACCACCGCCGTCGACGCCCTCGAGGCCGACGAGGTCATCACCGACGCGCTCGGCGATCACGTCACCGAGAAGTTCATCCAGGCCAAGCGCGCCGACTACGCCGACTACAAGACCCACGTCAGTAGCTGGGAGACCGAGAAGTACCTCGAGAAGTTCTGA